One Oryza glaberrima chromosome 11, OglaRS2, whole genome shotgun sequence genomic region harbors:
- the LOC127754826 gene encoding uncharacterized protein LOC127754826 isoform X1 — protein MWMGGYDLRRNLKRDEKTDFVRMDSKKQRNASLARKKEEVRVCNEGETSESLISGNLHFKSNEGVFRSEFSGEVASNMSKSVVSLALLDGDTVLFVCSGMVVQRDGHVIKLLTSASLLKAFNDESQDHDNLKVEVHHKDAVVIGSLREYHLDHNMAAVVVENLPDLRPVPFNNVQKFVPHSMVVALGRDISGKLMATGGLLIGGSSGSYNPKLMSSTCKFSEVYEGGPLFDFDGDFLGMNLSLTTEGTLFVPGDRVLDQLVNWILHHEVKFAARLAALKALRSSFIYTFLNKDQYGDLESLGYPEPPISNDGMILANTFEEPFGNVCGKGVWSELSEDVASNICENIVALASFNGEKRSFACTGFFIEWNECATILTSANLLRDPRDADKIIKNLRIKVLLPNNRRTKGTVQHYNLRYNVALVSVKDYRVLQPVKIQPYRHYASELLAVGCIFKSGRLMASRGRQLPIGVTHDRKFLGYSQCTITKVGIGGPLLGFDGNFVGMNFYDEGVEGTPFLSWCEICEILKYFKTKGTVAEHRHGNPSDVLDWKIVGDDSVFPARWLVPKPYWCYPEFLVQHKLAVKMSRIETIPC, from the exons ATGTGGATGGGTGGTTATGATCTCAGAAGAAACTTGAAGAGGGATGAAAAAACTGATTTTGTCAGAATGGATTCAAAGAAGCAAAGAAATGCTTCTCTTGCAAGAAAAAAGGAGGAAGTAAGAGTTTGCAATGAAGGAGAGACATCTGAGTCCTTGATTTCAG GTAACTTGCACTTCAAGTCTAATGAAGGTGTCTTCAGGAGTGAGTTCAGTGGAGAAGTCGCATCTAATATGTCTAAAAGTGTTGTTTCACTTGCTCTGCTTGATG GGGACACAGTGTTATTTGTATGCTCAGGCATGGTTGTACAACGTGATGGACATGTTATAAAGTTGCTGACCTCAGCAAGCTTGCTTAAAGCTTTTAATGATGAAAGTCAAGACCATGATAACTTGAAG GTCGAAGTGCACCATAAAGACGCTGTTGTCATAGGGTCTTTGAGAGAATATCATTTAGATCATAACATGGCTGCTGTCGTCGTCGAGAACTTACCTGATCTTCGCCCTGTGCCTTTCAACAATGTTCAGAAATTTGTACCACATAGCATGGTAGTAGCTCTAGGCCGTGATATCTCTGGAAAATTAATGGCCACAGGTGGGTTGTTGATTGGTGGTTCAAGCGGATCATACAATCCTAAGCTTATGTCGTCGACTTGTAAATTCTCTGAG GTTTATGAAGGCGGGCCACTTTTTGATTTTGATGGGGACTTTCTTGGCATGAACCTTTCCCTCACTACTGAGGGAACCTTATTTGTGCCAGGGGATAGAGTTCTTGATCAGCTTGTGAATTGGATACTCCATCATGAGGTTAAATTTGCTGCACGGTTAGCGGCTTTGAAGGCATTGAG GTCTTCTTTTATCTATACTTTTCTTAACAAGGATCAATATGGGGATCTAGAATCCTTGGGCTATCCCGAGCCCCCAATATCGAATG ATGGCATGATTTTGGCTAATACTTTTGAAGAGCCTTTTGGTAACGTGTGTGGTAAAGGTGTCTGGAGTGAACTAAGTGAAGATGTTGCCTCTAACATATGTGAAAATATTGTCGCACTTGCTTCATTCAATG GAGAAAAACGAAGTTTTGCATGCACGGGTTTTTTTATTGAATGGAACGAGTGTGCCACTATTTTGACTTCAGCGAACTTACTTAGAGATCCTCGTGACGCAGACAAGATTATCAAAAACTTGAGG ATTAAAGTGTTGCTTCCAAACAATCGGCGCACCAAAGGGACAGTACAACATTATAATTTACGTTACAACGTTGCTCTAGTTAGTGTGAAGGATTACCGTGTTCTCCAACCAGTAAAAATTCAACCTTATAGGCATTACGCTAGTGAATTACTAGCTGTAGGGTGTATCTTCAAATCTGGCAGATTAATGGCCTCAAGAGGGCGACAACTTCCCATCGGTGTCACACATGACCGCAAATTTCTTGGTTATTCTCAATGTACAATCACTAAG GTTGGCATTGGAGGTCCGCTTCTTGGTTTCGATGGGAACTTTGTTGGCATGAACTTCTACGATGAGGGAGTAGAAGGAACCCCATTCCTATCATGGTGTGAGATTTGCGAGATCCTAAAGTATTTTAAGACAAAAGG GACTGTTGCTGAACATAGGCATGGTAATCCATCTGATGTGCTTGATTGGAAGATCGTTGGAGATGACAGTGTTTTCCCTGCTAG ATGGTTGGTACCTAAGCCGTATTGGTGTTATCCTGAATTTCTGGTCCAGCATAAACTTGCAGTTAAAATGAGTAGAATCGAGACCATTCCGTGTTGA
- the LOC127754826 gene encoding uncharacterized protein LOC127754826 isoform X2, whose product MSCVGDTVLFVCSGMVVQRDGHVIKLLTSASLLKAFNDESQDHDNLKVEVHHKDAVVIGSLREYHLDHNMAAVVVENLPDLRPVPFNNVQKFVPHSMVVALGRDISGKLMATGGLLIGGSSGSYNPKLMSSTCKFSEVYEGGPLFDFDGDFLGMNLSLTTEGTLFVPGDRVLDQLVNWILHHEVKFAARLAALKALRSSFIYTFLNKDQYGDLESLGYPEPPISNDGMILANTFEEPFGNVCGKGVWSELSEDVASNICENIVALASFNGEKRSFACTGFFIEWNECATILTSANLLRDPRDADKIIKNLRIKVLLPNNRRTKGTVQHYNLRYNVALVSVKDYRVLQPVKIQPYRHYASELLAVGCIFKSGRLMASRGRQLPIGVTHDRKFLGYSQCTITKVGIGGPLLGFDGNFVGMNFYDEGVEGTPFLSWCEICEILKYFKTKGTVAEHRHGNPSDVLDWKIVGDDSVFPARWLVPKPYWCYPEFLVQHKLAVKMSRIETIPC is encoded by the exons ATG TCCTGTGTAGGGGACACAGTGTTATTTGTATGCTCAGGCATGGTTGTACAACGTGATGGACATGTTATAAAGTTGCTGACCTCAGCAAGCTTGCTTAAAGCTTTTAATGATGAAAGTCAAGACCATGATAACTTGAAG GTCGAAGTGCACCATAAAGACGCTGTTGTCATAGGGTCTTTGAGAGAATATCATTTAGATCATAACATGGCTGCTGTCGTCGTCGAGAACTTACCTGATCTTCGCCCTGTGCCTTTCAACAATGTTCAGAAATTTGTACCACATAGCATGGTAGTAGCTCTAGGCCGTGATATCTCTGGAAAATTAATGGCCACAGGTGGGTTGTTGATTGGTGGTTCAAGCGGATCATACAATCCTAAGCTTATGTCGTCGACTTGTAAATTCTCTGAG GTTTATGAAGGCGGGCCACTTTTTGATTTTGATGGGGACTTTCTTGGCATGAACCTTTCCCTCACTACTGAGGGAACCTTATTTGTGCCAGGGGATAGAGTTCTTGATCAGCTTGTGAATTGGATACTCCATCATGAGGTTAAATTTGCTGCACGGTTAGCGGCTTTGAAGGCATTGAG GTCTTCTTTTATCTATACTTTTCTTAACAAGGATCAATATGGGGATCTAGAATCCTTGGGCTATCCCGAGCCCCCAATATCGAATG ATGGCATGATTTTGGCTAATACTTTTGAAGAGCCTTTTGGTAACGTGTGTGGTAAAGGTGTCTGGAGTGAACTAAGTGAAGATGTTGCCTCTAACATATGTGAAAATATTGTCGCACTTGCTTCATTCAATG GAGAAAAACGAAGTTTTGCATGCACGGGTTTTTTTATTGAATGGAACGAGTGTGCCACTATTTTGACTTCAGCGAACTTACTTAGAGATCCTCGTGACGCAGACAAGATTATCAAAAACTTGAGG ATTAAAGTGTTGCTTCCAAACAATCGGCGCACCAAAGGGACAGTACAACATTATAATTTACGTTACAACGTTGCTCTAGTTAGTGTGAAGGATTACCGTGTTCTCCAACCAGTAAAAATTCAACCTTATAGGCATTACGCTAGTGAATTACTAGCTGTAGGGTGTATCTTCAAATCTGGCAGATTAATGGCCTCAAGAGGGCGACAACTTCCCATCGGTGTCACACATGACCGCAAATTTCTTGGTTATTCTCAATGTACAATCACTAAG GTTGGCATTGGAGGTCCGCTTCTTGGTTTCGATGGGAACTTTGTTGGCATGAACTTCTACGATGAGGGAGTAGAAGGAACCCCATTCCTATCATGGTGTGAGATTTGCGAGATCCTAAAGTATTTTAAGACAAAAGG GACTGTTGCTGAACATAGGCATGGTAATCCATCTGATGTGCTTGATTGGAAGATCGTTGGAGATGACAGTGTTTTCCCTGCTAG ATGGTTGGTACCTAAGCCGTATTGGTGTTATCCTGAATTTCTGGTCCAGCATAAACTTGCAGTTAAAATGAGTAGAATCGAGACCATTCCGTGTTGA
- the LOC127754874 gene encoding heavy metal-associated isoprenylated plant protein 33-like, which translates to MSKEEVLKIQTCVLKVNIHCDGCQKKVKKILHKIEGVYQTSIDAEQGKVTVSGLVDPATIIKKLNKAGKPAELWGSKVGVAAVNNQFQKLHLDGGGGKGQPKDGGGKGQPKDAGGKGQKGGGGGGGGGNGGGGSKDVKMMMPPQMPQPTPQQIQQLQQQLQMKGLKLPQFMDAAKMAPFAAAAPIKDPKSVKFNLPPPEDDFGDDGSEFDDEFDEFDDEDDFDDDGLDDDYFDDPKMMKQMAMPPPNAGGGGDKKGGNNGGGAGNGGKKSGGGNEIPVQIKGNANNAAGGGKKDSGAKQNQGGGGKNGGGQPNNAKGGGGAPNGGGNHPAQGKKGGGGQGGGVGGPMGGMPAQQQAMMMRPNMMGGSAGFPGMGQMGGGPMTMPMGHHPHMGAGAVQGMPPAAFYQGGGGMPSGPEMLQAAAAAGNPMAQQQYMAMMQQQQQQQQMMMNGHGHHGHHGHHGHGGGAAPAGYPAMGYGYGRPPMPYPMHYPMQPHPHADPYNYFSDENPNSCSVM; encoded by the exons ATGAGTAAGGAGGAAGTCCTGAAGATTCAG ACTTGTGTGCTGAAAGTGAACATCCACTGTGATGGGTGCCAGAAGAAGGTCAAGAAGATCCTCCACAAGATTGAAG GTGTGTACCAGACTAGCATTGACGCTGAGCAGGGGAAGGTGACGGTGTCCGGCCTGGTGGATCCGGCCACCATTATCAAGAAGCTCAACAAGGCCGGCAAGCCGGCGGAGCTATGGGGTTCCAAGgtcggggtggcggcggtgaacAACCAGTTTCAGAAGCTCCaccttgacggcggcggcggcaagggccagcccaaggatggcggcggcaagggcCAGCCCAAGGACGCCGGCGGCAAGGGCCAgaaggggggcggcggcggcggcggtggtggcaacggtggaggcggcagcAAAGACGTGAAGATGATGATGCCGCCGCAGATGCCGCAGCCGACGCCGCAGCAGAttcagcagctgcagcagcagctgcagatgAAGGGGCTGAAGTTGCCGCAGTTCATGGACGCCGCCAAGATGGCGCCgttcgcggcggccgcgccgatCAAGGACCCCAAGTCCGTCAAGTTCAACCTTCCTCCTCCCGAGGATGACTTCGGCGACGATGGCAGCGAGTTTGATGACGAGTTCGACGAGTTCGATGACGAGGACGAtttcgacgacgacggcctcgACGACGACTACTTCGACGATCCCAAGATGATGAAGCAGATGGCCATGCCGCCACCAaacgccggtggtggcggcgacaagAAGGGTGgcaacaacggcggcggcgccggcaatggcggcaagaagagcggcggtggcaacgAGATCCCCGTGCAGATCAAGGGGAACGCCAACAACGCCGCTGGCGGCGGCAAGAAAGACTCCGGTGCCAAGCAGAAccaaggtggcggcggcaagaacggcggcgggcagccgaacaacgccaaggggggaggaggcgccccgaacggcggcggcaaccaccCTGCTCAGGggaagaagggcggcggcggccagggcggCGGTGTCGGTGGGCCGATGGGCGGCATGCCGGCGCAGCAGCAGGCCATGATGATGAGGCCGAACATGATGGGCGGCAGTGCCGGTTTCCCCGGAATGGGCCAGATGGGCGGCGGGCCCATGACCATGCCCATGGGCCACCACCCCCAcatgggcgccggcgccgtgcagGGCATGCCACCGGCGGCGTTCtaccagggcggcggcggcatgccgtCCGGGCCCGAGATGCtgcaggccgcggcggcggccgggaacCCCATGGCCCAGCAGCAGTACATGGccatgatgcagcagcagcagcagcagcagcagatgatgATGAACGGCCACGGCCACCATGGTCACCACGGTCAccatggccacggcggcggcgctgctccggcgGGGTACCCGGCGATGGGGTACGGGTACGGCCGGCCGCCGATGCCGTACCCGATGCACTACCCAATGCAGCCGCACCCGCATGCCGATCCCTACAACTACTTCAGCGACGAGAACCCGAACAGCTGCTCGGTGATGTGA